One genomic region from Anopheles bellator chromosome 2, idAnoBellAS_SP24_06.2, whole genome shotgun sequence encodes:
- the LOC131210773 gene encoding uncharacterized protein LOC131210773, producing MESTTSLWLLLTVALLLAVAPHHTEGRVAFEKLTDFDFQGTTYYSVKNLSLYECQGWCREEPDCQAAAFSFVVNPLTPAQETLCQLQNVTAANNPASTPQRSSSMYYMVKLQLRSENACQRPWNFERVPNKIIRGLDNALIYTSTKEACLSACLNEKRFICRSVEYDYNNMKCVLSDSDRRSVGQFVQLVDAQGVDYFENLCLKPAQACKFSRQFALPRVGVSDDKVSQYVGLHYYTDKELQVTSETACKLACEIESEFLCRSFLYLGQPTGAQYNCRLYHLDHKSLPDGPSTYLNGERPLIDVGEPSGDYFENICESKCPGTSERRFESDPTLTVDFSTAEDPSINNLTRNDANCDKTGTCYDVSVHCKDTRIAVQVRTNKPFNGRIYALGRSETCNIDVINSDTFRLDLTMGGQDCNTQSATGIYSNTVVLQHHSVVMTKADKIYKVKCTYDMSSKNISFGMLPIRDPEMIHINSSPEAPPPRIRILDARSREVETVRIGDRLTFRIEIPEDTPYGIFARSCVAMAKDSKSTFQIIDDDGCPVDPTIFPAFTQDGNALQSIYEAFRFTESYGVIFQCNVKYCLGPCEPAVCEWGRDSVESWGRKRRSVSSNDTVEEEEEMNISQEILVLDFGDEKNRDFLRSEASTDFGRDKTVTIIEPCPTKTSVLALAVTCALMVLVYLSTLFCYYMKKWMQPHKVMA from the exons ATGGAATCCACGACGAGCTTGTGGCTGCTGCTTACCGTcgccctgctgctggcggtggccccgcACCACACCGAGGGCCGCGTTGCCTTCGAGAAGCTGACGGACTTTGACTTCCAGGGCACCACGTACTACAGTGTGAAGAACCTGTCGCTGTACGAGTGTCAGGGCTGGTGCCGGGAGGAACCGGACTGCCAGGCGGCTGCGTTCAG CTTCGTCGTGAACCCGCTCACGCCCGCCCAGGAGACACTGTGTCAGCTGCAGAACGTGACGGCGGCCAACAACCCGGCCAGCACGCCCCAGCGCTCGTCGAGTATGTACTACATGGTGAAGCTGCAGCTGCGCTCCGAGAACGCCTGCCAGCGGCCGTGGAACTTTGAGCGCGTCCCGAACAAGATCATCCGCGGGCTGGACAACGCCCTGATCTACACCAGCACGAAGGAAGCGTGCCTGTCGGCGTGCCTGAACGAGAAGCGCTTCATCTGCCGCTCGGTCGAGTACGACTACAACAACATGAAGTGCGTGCTGAGCGACTCGGACCGTCGCTCCGTTGGCCAGTTTGTGCAGCTGGTCGATGCGCAGGGTGTGGACTACTTCGAGAACCTCTGCCTGAAGCCGGCGCAGGCGTGCAAGTTCAGCCGCCAGTTTGCGCTGCCCCGGGTCGGAGTGTCGGACGACAAGGTGTCACAGTACGTCGGATTGCACTACTACACGGACAAGGAGCTCCAGGTCACGTCGGAAACGGCCTGCAAGCTGGCGTGCGAGATCGAGAGCGAGTTCCTGTGCCGCTCGTTCCTGTACctcggccaaccgaccggggcCCAGTACAACTGCCGGTTGTACCACCTGGACCACAAGTCACTGCCGGATGGCCCGTCGACCTACCTGAACGGCGAGCGGCCACTGATCGACGTCGGTGAACCGAGTGGGGACTACTTCGAGAACATCTGCGAGAGTAAGTGCCCTGGCACATCAGAGCGTCGATTCGAGTCG GACCCCACGCTGACGGTCGATTTCTCCACCGCCGAAGATCCGTCGATCAACAATCTCACCCGCAACGATGCCAACTGCGACAAGACGGGCACCTGCTACGATG TATCGGTGCACTGTAAGGACACCCGAATTGCCGTTCAGGTGCGCACGAACAAACCATTCAACGGCCGTATCTACGCGTTGGGCCGTTCGGAAACGTGCAACATCGACGTCATCAACTCCGACACGTTCCGGTTGGATCTGACCATGGGCGGACAGGATTGTAACACACAGAGCGCC ACCGGCATCTACAGCAACACGGTCGTGCTGCAGCACCATTCGGTCGTGATGACGAAGGCGGATAAGATCTACAAGGTCAAGTGTACGTACGACATGAGCTCGAAGAACATCTCGTTCGGAATGCTCCCGATCCGCGATCCGGAGATGATCCATATCAACTCGTCGCCGGAAGCGCCACCGCCAAGGATCCGCATCCTGGATGCTCGCAGCCGCGAAGTGGAGACCGTGCGCATTGGAGACCGCCTGACGTTCCGCATCGAGATCCCGGAGGACA CTCCGTACGGTATCTTTGCGCGCTCGTGCGTGGCCATGGCCAAGGACTCGAAGAGCACGTTCCAgatcatcgacgacgacgggtgcCCGGTCGATCCGACCATCTTCCCCGCGTTCACCCAGGACGGCAATGCGCTGCAGTCGATCTACGAGGCGTTCCGCTTCACCGAGAGCTACGGTGTGATCTTCCAGTGTAACGTCAAGTACTGCCTCGGTCCGTGCGAACCGGCCGTCTGCGAATGGGGCCGTGATTCCGTCGAGTCCTGGGGCAGGAAACGCCGTTCCGTCTCGAG CAACGATACGgtcgaggaagaggaggagaTGAACATCTCGCAGGAGATCCTGGTGCTTGACTTTGGCGACGAGAAGAACCGTGACTTCCTGCGCAGCGAAGCCAGCACCGACTTTGGTCGAG ACAAAACGGTGACCATCATCGAGCCATGCCCCACGAAGACGTCGGTACTGGCGCTGGCCGTTACCTGCGCACTCATGGTTCTGGTGTACCTGTCGACGCTCTTCTGCTACTACATGAAGAAGTGGATGCAACCGCACAAAGTCATGGCATAG